In Rhodobacter sp. 24-YEA-8, the following are encoded in one genomic region:
- a CDS encoding SRPBCC family protein, which translates to MKFSAKQDIEAPLDFVWQEVIDFDHFERMAVRRGAEVERIDHQKRPGAGMGWRLRFAYKGKPRKVLLRISELSPPNALDLDLDSPSVAGGVRLELLSLAPKRTRVLLVAETRPKTIAARLLIQSLRLVKGRTQRKLDGQMGKFAKMIEERWRESAG; encoded by the coding sequence ATGAAATTCAGCGCGAAGCAGGATATTGAGGCACCACTGGACTTTGTCTGGCAGGAAGTCATTGATTTCGATCATTTCGAACGCATGGCCGTGCGCCGTGGTGCAGAGGTCGAGCGGATCGACCATCAGAAACGCCCGGGGGCCGGCATGGGCTGGCGACTGCGTTTTGCCTATAAAGGCAAGCCGCGCAAGGTGCTCTTGCGCATTTCCGAACTGAGCCCGCCCAACGCGCTTGACCTCGATCTCGACAGCCCGTCGGTGGCGGGAGGGGTGCGGCTGGAATTGCTGAGCCTTGCGCCGAAACGCACGCGGGTTTTGCTGGTTGCCGAGACCCGCCCGAAGACCATCGCGGCGCGGCTGCTGATCCAGTCGCTGCGCCTGGTCAAAGGCCGCACGCAGCGCAAGCTGGACGGGCAGATGGGCAAATTCGCGAAGATGATCGAAGAGCGCTGGCGGGAAAGCGCAGGCTGA
- a CDS encoding HAD family phosphatase translates to MFDAVFFDLDGTLVDTEALALRSNMRVFAEHGHPVEADFLHEMIGKDEPAITELLRETMPGLDANQLQADLHRAFYEDLEAGLDLKPGARQLLDGLAVPAVLVTSSGRPGALRKLELTGIHAAFAGVITLDEVTRPKPDPQPYLMAAQMLDLDPSRCLVFEDSETGAEAGHRAGCTVVQVKDVVSPTGRWAHHIADDLLAGARLAGLAI, encoded by the coding sequence ATGTTTGACGCGGTTTTCTTCGATCTCGACGGCACTCTGGTCGATACCGAGGCGCTGGCGCTACGCTCTAACATGCGGGTCTTTGCGGAGCATGGCCATCCGGTCGAAGCCGATTTCCTGCATGAGATGATCGGCAAGGACGAGCCCGCAATCACCGAATTGCTGCGTGAGACGATGCCGGGGCTCGACGCCAATCAGCTGCAGGCCGATCTGCACCGCGCCTTTTACGAAGATCTCGAAGCGGGCCTTGATCTGAAACCCGGCGCGCGCCAGCTCCTTGACGGGCTCGCGGTGCCTGCGGTGCTGGTGACTTCGTCGGGGCGCCCGGGCGCGCTGCGCAAGCTGGAGCTGACCGGCATTCATGCGGCCTTTGCCGGGGTGATCACGCTGGACGAGGTGACGCGGCCGAAGCCCGATCCGCAACCCTATCTGATGGCGGCCCAGATGCTGGATCTCGACCCGTCGCGCTGCCTGGTCTTCGAGGACAGCGAGACCGGCGCTGAGGCCGGCCACCGCGCCGGCTGCACCGTGGTGCAGGTGAAAGACGTCGTCAGCCCGACAGGCCGCTGGGCACATCACATCGCCGATGACCTGCTGGCGGGCGCCCGCCTTGCCGGTCTCGCCATCTGA
- the fnrL gene encoding transcriptional regulator FnrL — protein sequence MHDKQALHMECGGCPIRHRAVCARCDSDEMDTLEQLKYYRSFQAGQTVIWSGDRMDFVASVVSGIATLTQTMEDGRRQMVGLLLPSDFVGRPGRATATYDVTATTDLVMCCFRRKPFEDMLVKTPHVAQRLLEMTLDELDAAREWMLLLGRKTAREKIASLLAIVARRDASLKVHETLGKASVELPLTREEMADYLGLTLETVSRQISALKRDGVIRLHGKRLIEIPDYRRLLEEAGDDSDGGMPA from the coding sequence CTGCACGACAAACAGGCTTTGCACATGGAATGCGGCGGGTGCCCGATCCGCCATCGTGCCGTTTGCGCCCGTTGTGACAGCGACGAGATGGATACGCTGGAGCAGCTGAAATATTACCGCAGCTTTCAGGCCGGCCAGACGGTGATCTGGTCGGGGGACCGGATGGATTTCGTGGCCTCGGTGGTCTCGGGCATCGCCACACTCACGCAGACAATGGAAGACGGGCGGCGCCAGATGGTGGGCCTTTTGCTGCCATCGGATTTCGTCGGGCGGCCGGGGCGGGCGACCGCAACCTATGACGTCACCGCGACGACCGATCTGGTAATGTGCTGTTTCCGCCGCAAACCCTTCGAGGACATGCTGGTGAAAACCCCGCATGTGGCGCAGCGCCTGCTGGAAATGACGCTGGACGAGCTGGATGCGGCGCGCGAATGGATGCTGCTTCTGGGCCGCAAGACCGCGCGCGAAAAGATCGCCTCGCTGCTGGCGATTGTGGCGCGGCGCGATGCGTCGCTGAAGGTGCATGAGACACTGGGCAAGGCCTCGGTCGAGCTGCCGCTGACCCGCGAAGAGATGGCGGATTACCTTGGCCTGACGCTGGAAACTGTCAGCCGCCAGATCTCGGCGCTGAAGCGCGACGGGGTGATCCGGCTGCATGGCAAGCGGCTGATCGAGATCCCGGATTATCGTCGCCTGCTGGAAGAGGCCGGCGACGATTCCGATGGCGGGATGCCCGCCTGA
- a CDS encoding ABC transporter permease, which translates to MALSPLNQRRWRNFKANRRAYWSLILFGVLYLLTLGAELIANDRPLLVRYQGSWHTPFLSFYPETRFGGVLRTEATWRAPEVQCLIMTGGNAECENDTAAVMAELNEKGTVLGEPVQKGWILWAPIPYRYSTIVDTGGRAPAAPSARNLLGTDEASRDVLARVIYGFRLSVTFALIVTVLNGVFGVAAGAVQGYFGGKTDLIFQRVIELWGSIPSIYVIIILTAIWAKSFWLMVFLLVLFGWTGLVGVVRAEFLRARNFEYVRAARALGVPDLQIMFRHMLPNAMVATLTMLPFMVTGTIGTLAMLDYLGFGLPLSAPSLGQLSRQAQANLQSPHLAFVAFFTFAIMLTLLIFIFEGIRDAFDPRKTFR; encoded by the coding sequence ATGGCACTTTCGCCGCTGAACCAGCGCCGCTGGCGCAATTTCAAAGCCAACCGGCGCGCCTATTGGTCGCTGATCCTGTTTGGCGTGCTCTATCTGCTGACCCTTGGCGCCGAGCTGATCGCCAATGACCGGCCGCTGCTGGTACGCTACCAGGGCAGCTGGCATACGCCCTTTCTCAGCTTTTACCCCGAAACCCGTTTTGGCGGTGTCCTGCGCACCGAGGCGACCTGGCGCGCGCCCGAAGTGCAATGCCTGATCATGACCGGCGGCAATGCCGAATGCGAGAATGACACCGCCGCCGTCATGGCTGAACTGAACGAGAAGGGCACCGTTCTGGGTGAGCCGGTCCAGAAGGGCTGGATCCTCTGGGCGCCGATCCCCTATCGCTACAGCACCATTGTCGATACCGGCGGGCGCGCACCGGCTGCCCCTTCGGCGCGGAACCTGCTGGGCACCGATGAGGCCAGCCGCGACGTGCTGGCCCGCGTGATCTATGGCTTCCGCCTTTCCGTCACCTTCGCGCTGATCGTCACCGTGCTGAACGGGGTCTTCGGCGTCGCGGCGGGGGCGGTACAGGGCTATTTCGGTGGCAAGACCGACCTGATCTTCCAGCGCGTGATCGAACTCTGGGGCTCGATCCCCTCGATCTATGTCATCATCATCCTGACCGCGATCTGGGCGAAGAGCTTCTGGCTGATGGTGTTTCTTCTGGTGCTGTTCGGCTGGACGGGGCTGGTGGGCGTGGTGCGGGCCGAATTCCTGCGCGCACGGAATTTCGAATATGTGCGGGCGGCACGCGCCCTCGGGGTGCCCGATCTTCAGATCATGTTCCGCCATATGCTGCCGAATGCGATGGTCGCCACCCTGACCATGCTGCCTTTCATGGTCACCGGCACTATCGGCACGCTTGCGATGCTCGACTACCTCGGCTTTGGCCTGCCCTTGTCGGCGCCCTCCCTTGGCCAGCTTTCGCGCCAGGCCCAGGCCAACCTGCAATCCCCGCATCTGGCCTTTGTCGCCTTCTTCACCTTTGCCATCATGCTGACGCTGCTGATCTTCATCTTTGAAGGTATCCGCGACGCATTCGACCCGAGGAAGACCTTCCGATGA
- the hemN gene encoding oxygen-independent coproporphyrinogen III oxidase, producing the protein MTPDKQLERLGLFDAKVPRYTSYPTAPQFRDGIGAPEFTSWLTQIPAGSRISLYLHVPFCRRLCWFCACRTQGTQSEDPVIAYARTLRDEIALLAQHLPDNVTLSRLHWGGGTPTLLPPDEILRLTDAIFSVAPMAPGGEFSVEIDPNEADEARLDALAQAGMTRASIGVQDFDPEIQKAIGRDQSYALTKRISDGLRARGITSLNADILYGLPHQDRARIADSVQKLLSLGPDRVALYGYAHVPWMSRRQQLIPSESLPTPQERLALFDTARALFAADGYDEIGIDHFALPSDGLAKTWKEGRLRRNFQGYTDDQAGVLVGLGASSISRFPQGYAQNAPATAAYTKAIREGRFSVAKGHAFQGEDLMRGRIIEALMCDFRVSGAELIRDYGASPAGLAALFDTVSARFGDMVRRDGADLIIPPRGRPLTRMIARMFDAYDSAKAQHSAAV; encoded by the coding sequence ATGACGCCAGATAAGCAACTTGAACGGCTGGGACTTTTTGACGCGAAGGTGCCCCGCTATACTTCATACCCGACCGCGCCGCAGTTTCGGGACGGAATCGGGGCGCCTGAGTTTACCTCCTGGCTGACGCAGATCCCGGCCGGGTCGAGAATATCGCTTTATCTTCACGTGCCTTTCTGTCGGAGGTTGTGCTGGTTTTGCGCCTGCCGCACCCAGGGCACGCAATCCGAAGACCCGGTCATCGCCTATGCCCGGACACTGCGCGACGAGATCGCGCTGCTGGCGCAACATCTGCCTGATAACGTTACCCTTTCAAGGCTGCACTGGGGTGGGGGCACGCCCACCTTGCTGCCGCCGGACGAGATCCTGCGCCTGACGGATGCGATCTTCTCGGTCGCGCCGATGGCACCGGGCGGCGAATTCTCGGTCGAGATCGATCCCAATGAGGCCGATGAGGCGCGCCTTGATGCGCTGGCGCAAGCGGGCATGACCCGGGCCTCGATCGGGGTGCAGGATTTCGATCCCGAGATCCAGAAAGCGATCGGCCGCGACCAGAGTTACGCGCTTACAAAGCGCATTTCCGATGGGCTGCGCGCCCGTGGCATCACCAGCCTGAATGCCGATATCCTTTACGGGCTGCCGCATCAGGACCGCGCCCGCATCGCTGATTCGGTGCAAAAGCTGCTCTCGTTGGGGCCGGACCGGGTGGCGCTTTACGGCTATGCCCATGTCCCCTGGATGAGCCGGCGCCAGCAGCTGATCCCTTCGGAAAGCCTGCCGACACCGCAGGAACGGCTGGCTTTGTTCGACACCGCCCGGGCGCTGTTCGCCGCCGATGGCTATGACGAGATCGGCATCGACCATTTCGCGCTGCCCTCGGACGGGCTGGCGAAGACCTGGAAAGAGGGGCGTCTGCGCCGGAATTTCCAGGGCTATACCGATGATCAGGCCGGGGTGCTGGTGGGGCTGGGGGCCTCGTCGATCTCGCGCTTTCCCCAGGGCTATGCGCAGAACGCCCCCGCCACGGCCGCCTATACGAAAGCGATCCGCGAGGGGCGGTTTTCGGTTGCCAAAGGCCATGCCTTCCAGGGCGAAGACCTGATGCGGGGCCGTATCATCGAGGCGCTGATGTGTGATTTCCGCGTCTCGGGCGCCGAGCTTATCCGTGATTACGGCGCCAGCCCGGCAGGGCTTGCGGCGCTGTTTGACACAGTAAGCGCGCGGTTCGGCGATATGGTCCGGCGCGACGGTGCCGATCTGATCATTCCGCCCCGGGGCCGGCCGCTGACGCGGATGATCGCGCGGATGTTTGACGCCTATGACAGCGCGAAGGCGCAGCATTCGGCGGCGGTCTGA
- a CDS encoding glycosyltransferase yields the protein MKILFVHQNFPGQFPHLAPELVRRGHDCRALTDQENARPSPLKTWRYKFTPDPVDPRATRLGRNYTTHSDRGVVAARAAMTIRDREGFSPDLIIGHSGWGETLFLKDIWPDAKLLVYSEFYYRGAGQDVGFDPEFSPGGFDQVMIAQGRAAHLGQALIHADRGLAPTEWQASTLPAALRPMVDVIFDGVDTDIVRPDPGAHFTTPSGQVLRAGDEVLTFVNRNLEPYRGYHIFMRMLPHLMRERPNAQVVIVGGDEVSYGAPPKTAKGWKDIILDEVKDRLDLSRVHFTGKLPYADYLRLMQVSRAHAYLTYPFVLSWSMVEAMAAGALVVGSRTAPVEEMIRHGETGLLVDFFDQKAWARQLAECLAEPARFDEIRARARAEVVTKYDLKRVCLPAQVALVESLVQGV from the coding sequence GTGAAGATCCTCTTTGTCCACCAGAATTTCCCCGGCCAGTTCCCGCATCTGGCGCCGGAACTGGTGCGGCGTGGACATGACTGCCGGGCCCTGACCGATCAGGAGAATGCCCGGCCCTCGCCGCTTAAGACCTGGCGCTACAAGTTCACACCCGACCCGGTCGACCCCCGCGCCACGCGTCTGGGGCGCAATTACACCACCCATTCCGACCGGGGCGTGGTGGCGGCCCGCGCCGCAATGACCATCCGCGACCGCGAGGGGTTCTCGCCCGATCTGATCATCGGCCATTCCGGCTGGGGCGAGACGCTGTTTCTGAAAGATATCTGGCCCGACGCGAAACTGCTGGTCTATTCGGAATTCTACTATCGCGGTGCTGGTCAGGATGTGGGCTTTGACCCCGAGTTTTCGCCCGGCGGCTTTGACCAGGTGATGATCGCCCAGGGCCGCGCCGCGCATCTGGGCCAGGCGCTGATCCATGCGGATCGCGGGCTCGCGCCGACCGAATGGCAGGCCTCGACGCTGCCCGCCGCGCTGCGCCCGATGGTGGATGTGATCTTTGACGGCGTCGATACCGACATCGTCCGCCCCGATCCGGGCGCGCATTTCACCACCCCCTCGGGCCAGGTCTTGCGGGCCGGAGACGAGGTGCTGACCTTCGTGAACCGCAACCTCGAACCTTATCGCGGCTATCACATCTTCATGCGGATGCTGCCGCACCTGATGCGCGAACGCCCCAATGCCCAGGTGGTGATCGTGGGCGGTGATGAGGTGAGCTATGGCGCCCCGCCGAAGACTGCGAAGGGCTGGAAGGATATCATCCTTGATGAGGTGAAAGACCGGCTTGATCTGTCCCGCGTGCATTTCACCGGCAAGCTGCCCTATGCCGATTATCTGCGGCTGATGCAGGTCAGCCGGGCGCACGCCTATCTGACCTATCCTTTCGTGCTGTCCTGGTCGATGGTCGAGGCAATGGCGGCAGGCGCACTGGTCGTGGGATCACGTACCGCGCCGGTCGAAGAGATGATCCGCCATGGCGAGACCGGGCTTCTGGTGGATTTCTTCGACCAGAAAGCCTGGGCGCGGCAGCTTGCCGAATGCCTGGCCGAACCCGCGCGGTTTGACGAGATCCGTGCCCGCGCCCGTGCGGAGGTGGTCACGAAATACGATCTGAAGCGGGTCTGTCTGCCGGCCCAGGTCGCACTGGTCGAAAGCCTCGTGCAGGGCGTGTAA
- a CDS encoding metallophosphoesterase, producing MSSEPDRLWSGGLVFARETPPDGSGLLRIIATSDLHAQLLSYDYFANRQLPGTGLAQIACLIAEARRTAPTSLLLDNGDFLQGGALAEIGTMRRGRRPHPAITAFNALSYDAVALGNHEFDYGLETLNRAIESAAFPVISSNVLIEKASTPLADRHFTTPATLLTREILLPDGTRRAVTVGIFALTPPETLQWNARWIRDRLEIRQMEETARAWVPELRAQGADIVICLAHTGIAQPVAGVSEDNQAVEIAGIPGLDAVIAGHSHLTFPDLRSYADPRVNGISGHISGKPVVQPGHEGSHLGVIDLWLSPVNGIPNRRWEVTRSRTHLIAGQEKVAGMPSRTIREASAPLRLALAQDHSAALFRMRQRLGAVAMPVSSWFASVADGQAMRLIGAALSAHARARLEGGPWSKLPMVALVSSFRSGGRGGPMNYVDIPQGNVSLRHVFSLYPFPNTLTALLTTGAELARRLDLSCTLFNQIMPGKPDQILTNPVIPAFSYAAAIGAAYQIDLSLPPALPGIARPFGSGRIRDLMIDGRPLGPEDPVILVVNNYITDDPRRPAGEVVLDEGHNCTGIIADYIRDQERIVSDDRPGWRFMPMPGTSVFFDSGTGAGERLDSAALLRPEPIGLMPSGFSRFRLHL from the coding sequence GTGTCTTCAGAACCTGACAGGCTCTGGTCCGGAGGATTGGTCTTTGCCCGCGAAACGCCGCCTGACGGCTCGGGCCTGCTGAGGATTATCGCGACCAGCGATCTTCACGCGCAGTTGCTCTCTTATGACTATTTCGCAAATCGTCAGCTTCCCGGCACCGGCCTCGCACAGATCGCCTGTCTGATCGCCGAAGCGCGCCGTACTGCGCCCACCTCTCTCTTGCTCGACAACGGTGATTTTCTGCAGGGTGGTGCCCTGGCCGAGATCGGAACGATGCGGCGCGGCAGACGGCCGCATCCCGCGATCACCGCCTTCAACGCCCTCTCTTATGATGCTGTGGCGCTTGGCAATCATGAATTCGACTACGGGCTCGAAACGCTGAACCGCGCCATTGAGAGCGCCGCTTTTCCGGTGATTTCCTCCAATGTCCTGATCGAAAAGGCATCAACGCCGCTTGCAGACCGGCATTTCACCACGCCTGCAACATTGTTGACCCGCGAGATCTTACTTCCGGACGGAACGCGGCGCGCGGTCACTGTCGGGATTTTCGCCCTGACCCCGCCCGAGACGCTGCAATGGAATGCGCGCTGGATCCGGGACCGGCTCGAGATACGGCAGATGGAGGAGACCGCCCGCGCCTGGGTGCCAGAATTGCGGGCGCAGGGGGCGGATATCGTGATCTGCCTTGCCCATACCGGCATCGCGCAGCCGGTCGCAGGGGTGTCCGAAGACAATCAGGCGGTCGAGATTGCCGGGATCCCCGGGCTTGATGCGGTGATTGCGGGCCACAGCCACCTCACCTTTCCCGACCTGCGCAGCTATGCCGACCCAAGAGTGAACGGGATCAGCGGCCATATTTCCGGCAAGCCGGTGGTGCAGCCGGGGCATGAAGGGTCACATCTGGGGGTGATCGACCTCTGGCTGAGCCCGGTGAACGGCATCCCGAACCGCCGATGGGAGGTGACGCGCAGCCGGACGCACCTGATCGCCGGCCAGGAAAAGGTTGCCGGGATGCCCTCGCGCACCATCCGCGAGGCTTCGGCCCCTTTGCGGCTTGCGCTGGCCCAGGATCATTCCGCCGCGCTGTTCCGGATGCGGCAGCGCCTTGGGGCGGTCGCGATGCCGGTCTCGTCCTGGTTTGCCAGTGTCGCTGACGGCCAGGCGATGCGGCTCATCGGCGCTGCGCTCAGCGCGCATGCCCGCGCCCGTCTCGAAGGCGGTCCATGGAGCAAGCTGCCGATGGTGGCGCTGGTTTCGTCTTTCCGCTCTGGCGGGCGCGGCGGGCCGATGAACTATGTCGACATTCCGCAGGGAAATGTCTCGCTGCGCCATGTGTTCAGCCTTTATCCGTTTCCAAATACGCTGACCGCGCTCCTGACCACCGGAGCGGAGCTGGCCAGGCGGCTTGACCTTTCCTGCACCCTCTTCAACCAGATCATGCCAGGCAAACCTGACCAGATCCTGACCAATCCGGTGATTCCGGCCTTCAGCTACGCCGCGGCCATCGGCGCCGCCTATCAGATCGACCTCAGCCTGCCCCCTGCCCTGCCCGGGATCGCGCGCCCCTTTGGCAGCGGCCGCATCAGGGACCTCATGATCGACGGCCGGCCGCTTGGACCAGAGGATCCTGTGATCCTCGTCGTCAATAATTACATAACCGACGATCCCCGCCGCCCCGCCGGTGAGGTGGTCCTTGATGAGGGCCACAACTGTACCGGGATCATCGCAGATTATATCCGCGACCAGGAGCGGATCGTCTCAGATGATCGCCCCGGCTGGCGCTTCATGCCGATGCCGGGCACCTCGGTGTTTTTTGACAGTGGAACCGGCGCCGGCGAGCGGCTCGACTCCGCCGCCCTGCTGCGTCCCGAGCCAATCGGGCTGATGCCATCAGGCTTTTCGCGCTTTCGTCTGCATCTTTGA
- a CDS encoding ABC transporter ATP-binding protein, with protein MSLLDVKDLRVSFAQDGRRIEAVKGVSFSVGKGETVALVGESGSGKSVTALSTVRLLADNATVSGTISWQGRDIAKLSEPELRRMRGDDISFIFQEPMTSLNPLHSIERQITESLELHQGLRGAKARARVIELLTKVGIRDPESRLNAWPHQLSGGQRQRVMIAMALANGPELLVADEPTTALDVTIQKQILELLAELKASEGLSLLFITHDLNIVRRIADRVCVMQNGVIVEQGQAAEVFGNPQHPYTQKLLAAEAAGSPGPVAPDAPEVVRSEHLKVWFPITKGFLQRTVGHVKAVNDANVSVRAGETLGIVGESGSGKTTLALALMRLIGSEGPVLFMGKDISRLRGQALRDLRRDMQIVFQDPFGSLSPRMTAEQIIAEGLGVHGVEPGRDPRDMVTDIMREVGLDPEMMTRYPHEFSGGQRQRIAIARAMILRPKLVVLDEPTSALDMTVQVQIVELLRGLQRKWGLAYIFISHDLRVIRAMSHKVMVMRAGDVVESGTTEQVFRRPASDYTRALMEAAFGDLRPVSAEEVPESAAAGPPGDDA; from the coding sequence ATGAGCCTGCTTGACGTAAAAGACCTGCGCGTCAGCTTTGCCCAGGACGGCCGCCGGATCGAAGCGGTGAAGGGCGTTTCCTTTTCCGTGGGCAAGGGCGAGACGGTGGCCCTGGTCGGCGAAAGCGGTTCCGGGAAATCGGTGACCGCGCTGTCGACCGTGCGGCTTCTGGCCGATAACGCCACGGTTTCGGGCACCATCTCCTGGCAGGGGCGCGACATCGCGAAACTCTCGGAGCCAGAGCTGCGCAGGATGCGGGGCGATGATATCAGCTTCATCTTCCAGGAGCCGATGACCTCATTGAATCCGCTCCATTCGATCGAGCGGCAGATCACCGAGAGCCTCGAACTCCACCAGGGCCTGCGCGGCGCCAAAGCGCGGGCGCGGGTGATCGAGCTTCTGACCAAGGTCGGCATCCGCGACCCGGAAAGCCGGCTGAATGCCTGGCCGCATCAGCTTTCGGGCGGGCAGCGCCAGCGGGTGATGATCGCGATGGCGCTGGCCAACGGGCCGGAGCTGCTGGTCGCGGATGAGCCGACCACCGCGCTGGATGTGACGATCCAGAAGCAGATCCTTGAATTGCTGGCGGAACTGAAAGCCTCGGAAGGCCTCAGCCTTTTGTTCATCACCCATGACCTGAACATCGTGCGCCGCATCGCAGACCGGGTCTGCGTGATGCAAAACGGGGTGATCGTCGAACAGGGGCAGGCGGCCGAGGTCTTTGGTAACCCCCAGCATCCCTATACGCAAAAACTGCTTGCCGCCGAGGCCGCCGGCAGCCCCGGGCCGGTGGCACCTGACGCCCCGGAAGTGGTGCGCTCGGAACATCTGAAAGTCTGGTTCCCGATCACAAAGGGCTTCCTTCAGCGCACGGTCGGGCATGTGAAGGCGGTGAACGACGCCAATGTCTCGGTCCGTGCGGGGGAAACGCTGGGAATCGTCGGCGAAAGCGGCTCGGGCAAGACCACGCTGGCGCTGGCGCTGATGCGGCTGATCGGTTCCGAAGGGCCGGTGCTGTTCATGGGCAAGGATATCTCGCGGCTGCGCGGTCAGGCTTTGCGCGATCTGCGCCGCGACATGCAGATCGTGTTCCAGGACCCGTTCGGCAGCCTCTCGCCCCGGATGACGGCGGAACAGATCATCGCCGAAGGCCTCGGTGTGCATGGCGTCGAACCGGGTCGCGACCCGCGCGATATGGTGACAGACATCATGCGCGAGGTCGGGCTCGACCCCGAGATGATGACCCGCTACCCGCATGAGTTTTCCGGCGGGCAGCGGCAGCGTATCGCCATTGCCCGCGCCATGATCCTGCGCCCGAAACTTGTGGTGCTGGACGAGCCGACCTCGGCGCTGGACATGACGGTGCAGGTGCAGATCGTCGAACTCCTGCGCGGGCTGCAACGGAAATGGGGGCTGGCCTATATCTTCATCAGCCATGACCTCCGGGTGATCCGCGCCATGTCGCATAAAGTCATGGTGATGCGGGCGGGCGATGTGGTCGAATCCGGCACGACCGAACAGGTATTCCGCCGCCCCGCCAGCGATTACACCCGTGCCCTGATGGAGGCCGCTTTCGGCGATCTGCGCCCTGTCAGCGCAGAAGAGGTTCCCGAAAGCGCTGCAGCAGGCCCCCCCGGGGATGATGCGTGA
- the nudC gene encoding NAD(+) diphosphatase → MQQASSVTFGGTGRDRGHELRSDPEALAALLAGGLILPLWRGMPLADDTTLGFLSAGDPLLADAPPPVFLGLWREKGVFAADVSSWKPEEGLPTETIFDAGRQPHPLAPAGRQFIELRQIMAALDPDEAEMAATARALLEWHRTHGFCPACGAKSEAGGAGWHRKCPSCKAMHFPRTDPVVIMLVTRDNNLLLGRSPGWPEGMYSTLAGFVEPGETVEAAVRREVQEETGVICGAVRYLASQPWPFPASLMLGCQAQALSDEIILDPVELDHALWVSREDMVRVVNGTHEVVRPPRQGSIARYLIESWLADRLD, encoded by the coding sequence ATGCAACAGGCCAGTTCCGTGACTTTCGGCGGCACCGGGCGCGACAGGGGCCATGAGCTGCGGTCTGACCCCGAGGCGCTGGCGGCGCTTCTTGCAGGCGGGCTGATCCTGCCGCTCTGGCGCGGGATGCCGCTGGCCGATGACACCACATTGGGGTTCCTGTCTGCGGGTGATCCGTTGCTGGCCGATGCCCCGCCGCCGGTTTTTCTGGGTCTCTGGCGGGAAAAGGGCGTCTTTGCCGCTGATGTCTCATCCTGGAAGCCGGAAGAGGGTCTTCCGACCGAGACGATTTTCGATGCCGGGCGACAGCCGCATCCGCTGGCACCGGCGGGGCGGCAATTCATCGAACTGCGCCAGATCATGGCCGCGCTTGACCCGGACGAGGCCGAGATGGCCGCAACCGCCCGGGCGCTGCTGGAATGGCACCGCACACATGGCTTCTGCCCGGCTTGCGGTGCGAAATCCGAGGCGGGCGGCGCCGGCTGGCACCGCAAATGCCCGTCCTGCAAGGCGATGCATTTCCCGCGCACCGATCCTGTGGTGATCATGCTGGTGACCAGGGATAATAACCTTCTGCTTGGCCGCAGCCCGGGCTGGCCCGAGGGCATGTATTCGACGCTTGCGGGCTTTGTCGAACCGGGCGAGACCGTCGAGGCTGCGGTGCGCCGCGAAGTTCAGGAAGAGACCGGCGTGATCTGCGGCGCGGTGCGCTACCTGGCCAGCCAGCCCTGGCCCTTCCCGGCCTCGCTGATGCTGGGCTGCCAGGCGCAGGCACTCAGCGATGAGATCATTCTCGACCCGGTCGAGCTGGATCACGCGCTCTGGGTCAGCCGCGAAGATATGGTGCGGGTGGTCAATGGCACGCATGAGGTGGTGCGACCGCCACGCCAGGGCTCTATTGCGCGCTATCTTATCGAAAGCTGGCTTGCCGACCGGCTGGATTAA